One Ranitomeya variabilis isolate aRanVar5 chromosome 4, aRanVar5.hap1, whole genome shotgun sequence genomic window, GCCTCCTTTCCTCTTGCAATTTTTGTCCTTCTTGACATAGGATTCGTCAAACACTCAGTGTCCTCCAGGGACGGACTGGCTATCTGGtaactctggcaaatgccagaaggtccTGTCTAGTCAtgagctgccttgtctgctatgttgttaacagaatcggtgttctcaagatccccatactgttaagagttgtgatggagcacaagtcGCTGACTCCCTCACTTGCCCCAGCAGGCTACTAGTATCAGTAGaattattggtcttgtagaaaattgtcttttcctccatccagggttatattagtgatatatcccatctggttcatggggatggggacaacatggttctgtgtaatttcaaatgccagggctgaatttgagCCCCAGTCCATACCCGGTGTCCTCCATTGCGCTCCTGCTTAGGTGCATGTCTCTGCACTGCCGACGGCAGAGCAAAGCATTGTAGTCGTCATACATCGGCGATATTTGGCCacattactttgctctgccctcggcaggGCGGAGAGAAATATGCCTACACAAGAGTgtgatggaggacactgtgtggatgatgtaggatgcatcATCCAGGTGGAGCAAGATGGAGGATGGTGATAATAACAAGAGAGGAGGCACCAGATCAAGAAGAGTGGTGCCCATCAGACTAGACCGTGCTGTAGGTAAGCACAAAGCTCTTTTTTGTGTCTGCAGAacagattggggacatatatacatcATTCTATAATTTTGTTTATAATGATTTACCAGTGCTGGCCCCACTTTATATGGGAAAACTTGGTGACAAAAGTTGACCCTAAAAGAAAAGCCATTCTTGAAAAATTGCCATGATGGATATCATGGATTaattttcttagggtaccgtcacactcagcgacgctgcagcgatatagacaacgagccgatcgctgcagcgtcgctgtttaggtcgctggggagctgtcacacagacagctctctccagtgaccaacgatcaggggaacgacttcggcatcgttgaaactgtcttcaacgatgccaaagtccccctgctgcacccgggtaaccagggtaaacatcgggttactaagtgcagggccgcgcttagtaacccgatatttaccctggttaccattgtaaaagtaaaaaaaaaacactacatactcaccttctgatgtctgtcacgtcccccgccggcggcttccctgcactgaatgtgtcagcggcgccggcagtaacagtggtgacgtcaccgctgtgctctgctttacggccggccggcgctgacacattcagtgcagggaagccgccggcgggggacgtgacagacatcagaaggtgagtatgtagtgttttttttttacttttacaatggtaaccagggtaaatatcgggttactaagcgcggccctgtgcttagtaacccgatatttaccctggttaccattgtaaaacattgcaggcatcgttgcttttgctgtcaaacagaacgatacacaccgacctaacgacgaagtaaggtgctggccttctagctccaaccaacgatatcacagcgggatccagatcgctgctgcgtgtcaaacacaacgatatcgctatccaggacgctgcaacgtcacggatcgttgtcgttctcgttggaaagttgttcagtgtgaaggtacctttagtggctCTAAGATAAGGGGGAAGTGTATGATGAAACAACTCCTTAAAACAGCACAAGTCCACAAACTCTACTAATTACAGAGATAATGATCAAGAGACTCTATCTGTCACATGCTAATTATCAGCCAACCAATTAACTATAAAACAAGACATTTTGTATAGTAATAAAATTCCTAAACAGATAAGTGTTACCTGGACGAGTTGCATCTCCACTAAACTCAAAGCAATCTCCCTGGTTACAAATGCAGGCAACAGACTCATAGTTCTCACATTCGTAGCTTCCCTCCACGAAACATGACTTGCAATAGAGTCCATTTTCTGTGGTAATTAGTGGTGGCACTAGAATATTATAAGAGAAAGGGAACATTATAAATAGGTTTCTTCAGATAGTGATGGGTCCTGCAAACCCTGGCATCTACATGCTGCTAGCCTCAGATTTCAAAATACACATTATATGACATATATTGGCGGTTTTATTTTACATACTTTCAATTGGATCGGAATTACAGTCATCAGTTTTGCAGCATTTGTTGTGAACAATCAGCTGGAAGTGCCCTGTATTCATAGAGATAATTTTGTTGCACAACATCGGTAAATTAAAACATCCTCTGTGGGCAGTGGGTCTCTTATCGCCATCTAGGAAAAGtaagaatatagagattttatcaaGCCTGAATGTTTATAGCGGTGTTCTCAACTGTATTCTGTTCCTAAGGAAATGAGGTTGCCTCACTGTTGATATTCAGGAGCTCATCGCTCTCCTTTCTGCTACTTCCTTGCCAAAGGCCAtaatgattgacagtttggaccagtggCCAGCTTCATAGCAGCTTGTAAAAGCTTTAATGGAATGAGCTTAGAAGCATTGTGCTCCTTGTCTAGGAAACAGGCCACCACTAACAGACTGCGGAAGTGGTTGGTAACCTTGTCAGATCAATAAAGTATCAAACTAAAAGTACCTCCATTCTTGAGAATAGAGAGGATTTTCAATAAGAAGTAAGGTGAAAATTGCTTGTTTTCATAAGAACTCTTTAAGACAAAATATTGGCACTCCACAAAATCATGTAGCCGGTGCTTCTTCCTGGTCCCAAGAACCACCCAGGAATCACACCAGTTTATTCACTCGTCAGAGGAAATCCATTTAAAAACAATAGTACAGACAAAAAAAAACTATATGGCTTGCAAACTGTTTAACTTACATTTACACCTGCCATCTCCATGCAATAAATGACTACCAATTGTCTATTTACAAGCCAATCTGTGGTCGTTTATTGGCCTTTTTGGACATGCTAACCAGAATCCTATGGTCACAGAACAATCGTTACTTATGATATCTGATCGTATAGAATATCATTGCTCTCGGCAGCACATCTACTTTTTACACAGGTCGAAGTGCTCCCGATAACAAAGATTATAATGCCAAGATGAAGTATTAAATCACCCAACAAATGAGAATTTTGCTCGTTGTTCGAGTAATTGTCAACAAGCTTACACAAGTCGATAATCGACGAAGAGGTCATCTACTGAATGCCCACTCCAGATTACCAGCGTGTCTAATTAGCCTTTAGCTGATCTTGTTGGGACATAAAACTGATAAGGGAACAAAGTTAAGTAGAATGTGATACAAAAAGAGACTGGAAATAAAAGAaacagaaaatgaaaaaatatctgGAAACGAACAGTCTTTCTAAATAGTGGCCTGTGTACTAGAATCAACCCTACGAGAAAGGTGTCATACTGCACACAAATAGTGATATTTGTGCACATTTAATTAACCAATTACTATTTGGTTTTGTTTTGGTCCAACTTACCGAGAATGTTGTGTTCAATTCCCTGAGCACAAACGTCATCTTTATTTTTGCACTCATATGAGGGTCCTGAGCAGTCTTGTTGACCGACTGCCTTATAGTGTTGACATTTTAGGGCATTACCTAAGAGAAAATTTAAAGAGAAAAATTAAGGCTGTGACTACACGGTGATTTTGGCCATCACAAACATTTAATATCAGCCATTACGTCATTCAATATTAAGGTCTATAATAAAGAGTTAAAAGGACAGTTGGACCTATACCTCTTCCCTTCATTCAATGTCTTCTTCCATTCCTCTGTTGAACTTGAAGGACATATGTCTTTTTTCAATAATACTAACTATGATGAACCTCAGGATTATACAATGGGTGATAAGCTCATTGAAAAAACAGAAAATGGAGTCCAACACATGAGCTATCATGGACCTTCACGGAGGAAACAGAAGAACCTTGAGGTTCATATTAACCATCCTACAGCATGTGGGTAACAAATTTGCTCAACCCTTTTGTGGTAGAAAAACTGTAGGGGAACAAAAGCCCACAAGACCATCGGTGATACCCCTTTAGGAAAGTAAAAGGAAGGTGCTCACCTGAGAAGGTTGTGTGCAGGCACAACTGCTATGAACACGTGAAGATATGACCTAATGCTACCTCGTGGCTGGGGGATCATCTCCTCCAAGATACTTGACCAATTTGGACGATAATAGGATAGCGGGCTACGTCGCTGTAATAAAGAATCCTTAGGACCAAGATGAGTTGAACAATTTTTATTTCAACATGTTTCAACATTGGACTAGCATCTTCTTCAAGTGAAAAAAACAATTGCACACCAGTTCAGTGTCAAAAAGCGTTGTCGATATAAAAACCGTTCAACTCATCTTGGTCCAAAGGATTCTTTGTTACATTTATTCAGCCTGATATCGTGTTTTTGTCCAAATTGGTCAACCTTTTTTTGCATGAtatgttgtgactagtgttgagcattccgataccgcaagtatcgagttccgatatttttgcgatatcgggaatcgggatcggaatgcatattcatgtgtaaaataaagaataacaataaaaaatagggatatactcatcctctgacgcgccctggttgtaaccgctgcaaccggcagcctccgttcctaagaatgagcgagtgaaggacctgcgatgatgtcgcagttttgtgattggtcgcgtgagcggtcacatgagcggtcacaagccgccacgtcatcgaaggtccttcactcgctcattcttaggaacggaggctgccggttaacaccgctaggtccagggtccgccggaggggtgagtatatccatattttttatttttattctttattttttacatgaatatggatcccagggcctgaaggagagtttcctctccttcagaccctgggaaccatccaggatagcttccgatacttgtgtcccattgacttgtattggtatcgggtatcggtatcggcgatatccgatatttttcggatatcggccgatactatccgataccgatactttcaagtatcggaaggtatcgctcaacactagttgttacatAGTTCAGTATAAAATTTTCATTTGTTTTAGTTAGAAACAAAGATTCGATCTCTTCCATTTTACCGTTCTAGATTTTTATGTGGTCTGCCAGCGGTAACCTGAGAAAAGTCAATAAAGTGACCAAAAAATAGTGAACATTAATCAAAAGTATAACGTAATATACACCGATATTATTTTCTTACCTATGGTGATCTCACCAATGGCAAAGACCAAGTAGACGAGGAAGTACTTCATTGTCGATGAATCTGAAGCTCAAGTTGAAGGTAACTAGATGACAAGCGTATACTAAAAGTTTCATTGGTTGTATTTCGACTGGTTAGAGGAGCGACCTTTATATTGTACTTGGTAGCTTCTTTTGGCACAAGCTCATCTGTTACGTAACATAATAATTAAATATGTTATATTAATGTTTGCTGTACTATACAAATGACTAACATTTACATAGGATTATTTGCTGGAAGTCAGAAGTATAtctctgttttgttttttattattagtagGCACTTTGAAACCACTTTAGGGATTTTTGGGATTCATGAAGAACCATTATCTTCAAATTTTCTCTTAGATGACGCCCTAAGATGTCAACACTATAAGGCGGTAGGTCAAGAAGACTGAGTAAAAAATCAACACTGAAGGTCTGTTCTAAAATTTGTGGCCATCAGCTTAACATTAGGCTTCAAGTTAATAATTAAAACTTGACTTCTTAGACTTCTTATATTTAACTATATGGACCACTTCAGtgacattttttaaatttatttattagcTTAATAGATTTTACGTTCAAAATAATTTTTGTCATTAAAACATTTGAACAGTTTAGTTTGAATATTTGCTTCACTTTACATTTCTGGATGTAGAATGAGTTGAATGAGAATCTAGGAGTAAGCTTGTCGGGGTTTATAGCTCTTATCTCTAATTCTGAGCTCCTACAGTATATGCTAATTTATGACCAAATCAAAATTGAGCTGAAATTGTAATTTATTCAAGAGTGCTCAAAATAAAACACTAGCACCCACCATATATTTGTCTGGAAATACATGTGAAATACAACAAATGGTAAGTAAGTAAACACACCATATACTACCCCACAATAACTAAAGCATTCTGAAACGATTTGATTTTTTATGCACAGGCTCTTCCAAAACCAAACAGTGTTGGCAAATCCCTCTACCATACAAGCTCCAATCTACTTTATCTAGTCTAGCTTTACAGTCCATCTTTGTTACTTCGAAAAATGTTCCTACATACAAAATAATAGCAATAGGAATACATTTAGTCAATATTATCCACAACCTATTCCTGCCACCTCTTCGAATCTGGACTCTTGCGTTGAGACTCCCCACCTTTGCTCTCCATGCATCGACAATCTAGTCTCAGGTCATGTACAAGAATAAAAATGCACTAAATATACATTAACATAGTATTATTGTATTACATAGATGACAGCATACAATGGCACTTGGCTGTAGAGTGATGTTTGTTGGTAGCTTCTCTTTTCAGAAGTGGTGAAAGGAAAACCAATGTAAAAGTGAGATAATTCAAGAAATATTTACACACATTGAAGCCACAAGCTTGATGGTCAAAGAGTCTGTGAGGGGCAACGTACTTAATGGTTGCAAATTTTCTCACAGTAGTCAACAATTTGAGCTGAGGATGATGATCGCATAGACAGCAGAAGTTGCAAAACTAGAGTCCGATGGAACTCGGTGCAAAATTGGACCTGGGCCTTTCCACTGCACGTTAGTCAGATGTATGGGTCTTTGTAGCCCTCGAAATCTTAAAAAGACATATGTGTTCATCCCCACCTTCATTATTTAGTAATACTGTACTAATGTCACCCATACGGGacactttctggtatatatgttccccttcctggtatatatgtctcccatcctggtataaaagttcccatcctggtatacatttccCCATCCTGGACCTCTTCCTGGTGTatttgtccccatcctggtacatatataccccttcttggtatatatgtcccccatccaggtatacaaaCAGTGTCGGACTGGCCAACCGGGACACTGGACGATCCTCCGGTTGGCCTTGGGTCCGTGATGGGCCCTCCATACTGTATGCCCGAAGGCAACCCCGGCTCACACAACTGACATTAAGATAGCCGACAGGAAGTCACTGCTATGCACAATGTGCTGACGTCATCATGGGGCGCATAGCAGTAACATTTAAAAGCTGCCGGCCAATCAAAGGTCGCACTGCTATTCCCCCATTGCTGACGTCAGTGCGTGACGCATACCAGTTGGCCTTTAAGCGTCACTGATAGAGCATGGTGCGGCCTCTGATGGGTCGGTGCCCATGTTAACGACCGCGTCAGCGTCAGGTATGAAGCGGCAAAAGGATGCCAGGGGAGCAATTTTTCTTTCCCTCTGTGAATGGCCAGGGTAGTGCACATAGGGTTCTAGGATGGGTCAGAGGATGGGGGGATATAGGGGCGCATGTTACAGCAGGGGGTGAGATAAATAACTACTATTAATCTTTAACTTTTATTTATGTTAATTAAAATATTTGCTTGCCACAGTTATAATGCAAATTCTGTTTGCAGCTCTGGGAATAGGGTCTCTGATGTTAGGATCCCCCTTCCCAAACTATAAACTAACTATTACTTAGTGCAAAAAAGTCTCTAAGTGAAAGCTCCAAAAGTATGAGCCCATTAGATCTCCTCCTTTACGGATAGGAAGAGTTTAGATGTACTCAAAAATATCAGATATAAGCGATAAAGAGGGGAAATAATCAAAAATTTGACAACAGTAATAGTTTCTGATATGATGGAAATCAAACCACTTTCAATGCTTACACTAGTAGTCAAACCATAATGGACATCTAATAAATGAACAAAAACTAATTTTTACCTTCAATAGTTGTCTCTCAGATCTTCCATGATTGACAGTGATTTATAGAGTTATTTGATTATTGATAAAATTGATTTCTATTTACATAGGGAATATAAGGGCCCTGTAAAAAGGAACACAGGGGCCCAGGATGGCGGAGAAATAGGGATCTAGGATGGTGAGCACACAGAGGCCCTGGACAGGGGGTATACATAGGGATCGGGACTGGGGCTACATGGGGGCCCAGGATTGGGGCAATACATATGAGCCCACAATGGGACAGCATAGTGGCCCGGGATGGAGAAATCAAGGTGCCCAGGATGGgaaacattattaaataaaggggcccatggTGGGGAATATTAATAAATAAAGGTGTACAAGATTGGTGACAATTACTGTATGGGAGCCAGAattagtttatggtggcaagtgggggacATAATTAATGCTGTAATATATTTTACTTTTGAGGATACTGTCTTCCATGGGGGGAACAAAAGTGAGGTTCTGTTACTTTGGAGGGTGGCACTTTGtcaccttttttcttcatctgacacagTGTAGAAATTGGGTAAAAAGTGGGGAATGCGCTCTAGATAActatgtgttattttctgcagagacaagtcctgactggaagaagtgatggtggtctgcgccaaatgaagaagaaaagtgaaaatGAAGGACTTGAACTAGAGATGTCTCTGTGTTACTTGTACACTTATGctatacactatatagtatatccagagctcctctgtataaagtcactggtgatcactgtattacctgtatactgacactatacacagagctcctgtatataatgtcacccctgatgatcactgtattacctgtacactgacactatatgcagagttcctgtgtataatgtcactggtgatcactgtattacctgtaaaatgacactatatacagagctcctgtgtataatgtcaccagtgatcactgtattgcctgttcactattcactatatacagagctccttgtaTAATGTAgcaagtgatcactgtattacctgtaccctgacactatatacagagctcctgtgtataatgtcattggtgatcactgttttacctgtgcactgatactatatacagagctcctgtgtacaatatcaccggtgatcactgtattacctgtacactgacactatatccagagctcctgtgtattatgtcTATGGTGATCAAtgtatcacctgtacactgacactatatacagagctcctgtgtataatgtcactggtgatcattgtactacttgtacactatatagtatatacagagctcatgtgtataatatcactggtgatcactgaattacttgtacactgtatactatatacagagctcctgtgtattatgtcacCAGTAGTAATTTTAGTGATATaagtattgtggtttttattcatgattagtattgtagtattcggtcactatatgaATATAATTCTAATGTTATAATATTTAAAAagatttttcataatttttttcattatttaccatTAACAATTTTAGTTACATTtggaaaatgtaaaaatataagcaTATTTTTTGGATCTATATCTGTGTAGTGAGTGTGATGATTAATGGAATAGCTTACCTGATCCTCTAGTGCTCTAGTGACAACCCTAGATGGGGCAGTATTTATACCGGGTCCTGGAGTCACtactaacatgaatttacatatattACAAGAGTTACCTTGTCCAGTGACCCTCCCCACAGCTCATTTTGGTGACACTGGAAGAAAACCAAAATGTCAAATTATAGCAATTGACGTCTCTGTAGAATGATGTATCAGTGTTTTTCACTCCCCATCTGAAAGTTTCTGGATGCCTCCTTATCAACAGAAGATAATCAGATTTTGACGATGTTACTTACTCAGCTTTGTTTTACCTTATCCTGGTCCTGTACAACTTTTACCAGTGGCCATGAGCTTCCTAATTTCATCTCtgtaatcagggccggactgggactaaaattcagccctggcatttgaagttacacaggcccacttgtcacatggtgactgtataatatctttgtagacttgtaggcagggccggttttaggcaaagtggggctctaggcaaagattaaaatgtgaccccaaatgctaacatattgcacatcacacagaagcatttcggtttacaagagcggagttcaggccgctaaatgagtttgatcgacaatactgaagttgttcaacgcttgtctcccggcctctttccaccagctgaggaataatgatgaggatcatgttatcagcagcacatctacagtctacaccggcgatgtgctgctgagaacaaggatttttgttccagcaaaaacaatctgaatatgcagcattttacttgtttagtaaaatacaccccatagtcctccatatattataatgtgcaccacagtcctccatatagtataatacaccccttatagtactccatatattaaaatacactgctcagacctccatatagtataaaaca contains:
- the LOC143768747 gene encoding phospholipase A2 inhibitor and Ly6/PLAUR domain-containing protein-like isoform X2, coding for MLCNKIISMNTGHFQLIVHNKCCKTDDCNSDPIEMPPLITTENGLYCKSCFVEGSYECENYESVACICNQGDCFEFSGDATRPEPLKVPSH
- the LOC143768747 gene encoding phospholipase A2 inhibitor and Ly6/PLAUR domain-containing protein-like isoform X1, translating into MLCNKIISMNTGHFQLIVHNKCCKTDDCNSDPIEMPPLITTENGLYCKSCFVEGSYECENYESVACICNQGDCFEFSGDATRPGDVEKKYAFAGCSTKGACVMGYDILLETSVGEVESLRCPLENIITVI